A window of Nicotiana tabacum cultivar K326 chromosome 24, ASM71507v2, whole genome shotgun sequence contains these coding sequences:
- the LOC107823429 gene encoding GDSL esterase/lipase WDL1, with amino-acid sequence MVGPIRPSFVLFGSSIVQISYYLQGWGATLNTLYARKADITLRGYIGWNSRMALNIYEKVFPKDAEIQPDLVILYFGGNDSCHADFPNSSHVPLEEYVENMRKIALHIKSLSEKTRLIMLSAPPVNEEQIIQHYGDNRGRDNETCRIYSEAGVKLAQELGVKVIDFWSALQERPDWLTTVFWDGMHLTKEGSDILVKKILEIVKEADWEPSLNWEKIPDEFSDIGPVMSLDLLKEHK; translated from the exons ATGGTAGGACCAATTCGTCCATCGTTCGTCCTATTTGGGTCATCAATAGTGCAGATCAGCTACTACTTACAAGGTTGGGGTGCAACACTCAATACCCTCTACGCTCGCAAG GCCGATATAACATTGCGTGGATATATTGGTTGGAACTCAAGGATGGCTCTTAATATTTACGAGAAAGTTTTCCCAAAG GATGCGGAAATTCAGCCTGATCTTGTCATACTTTATTTTGGTGGGAATGATTCTTGCCATGCTGATTTTCCTAACAGCAGTCATGTCCCTCTTGAAGAATATGTTGAAAACATGAGGAAGATTGCACTTCATATCAAG AGCCTTTCAGAAAAGACTCGTCTAATTATGCTTAGCGCTCCTCCGGTGAACGAGGAACAAATTATCCAACATTATGG CGATAATCGAGGTAGAGATAATGAGACTTGTCGCATATACTCAGAAGCTGGTGTTAAATTAGCTCAAGAATTAGGCGTGAAGGTTATAGACTTTTGGTCGGCGCTTCAGGAACGTCCTGATTGGTTGACTACGGTCTTCTG ggATGGGATGCATTTAACAAAGGAAGGAAGTGACATTTTGGTCAAGAAAATCTTGGAGATAGTCAAAGAGGCAGATTGGGAGCCAAGCCTAAATTGGGAAAAAATACCAGATGAATTTTCTGATATTGGTCCTGTCATGAGCCTTGACTTGCTGAAGGAGCATAAATAA